The following proteins are encoded in a genomic region of Grus americana isolate bGruAme1 chromosome 5, bGruAme1.mat, whole genome shotgun sequence:
- the RPUSD2 gene encoding pseudouridylate synthase RPUSD2 has product MAEPGGGGEEEEGGEEAAAPAPKKRRLAAGERYVPPPRKLSTGVSFGAEHFAETSYYFEGGLRKVRPYYFDFRTYCKGRWVGRSLLHVFSTEFRAQPLAYYRAAARAGRLRLNEEPVRDLDIVLKNNDFLRNTVHRHEPPVTAQPIQILVENDEVVVVDKPSSLPVHPCGRFRHNTVIFILGKEHDLKELHTIHRLDRMTSGVLMFAKTAEVSKRIDEQVRERQLEKEYVCRVVGEFPEHEVVCEEPILVVSYKVGVCRVDPKGKFCKTIFQRLSYNGQTSVVKCLPRTGRTHQIRVHLQYLGHPIVNDPIYNMEAWGPDRGKGGKIGKTDEELLKALVEEHRSKQSLDILGISEEDLNSNAENKDCGNSSDCTKSARADSINENSCPAEDGKDPAKDPERNDVTACPLNSDTNLETLEKNNELGSCENQDGQTGEGSSEEKDPLCVECRMRRRDPSPKELVMYLHALRYKGAEFEYCSRMPEWAMEDWEE; this is encoded by the exons ATGgcggagccgggcggcgggggagaggaggaggagggcggggaggaggcggcggcgccggCCCCCAAGAAGCGTCGGTTGGCGGCCGGGGAGCGCTACGTGCCGCCGCCGCGGAAGCTGAGCACCGGGGTGAGCTTCGGAGCGGAGCACTTCGCCGAGACCTCCTACTACTTCGAGGGAGGGCTGCGCAAGGTGCGGCCCTACTACTTCGATTTCCGCACCTACTGCAAGGGCCGCTGGGtgggccgcagcctcctgcACGTCTTCAGCACCGAGTTCCGCGCACAGCCCCTCGCCTACTACCGGGCCGCCGCCCGCGCAGGCCGCCTCCGCCTCAACGAGGAGCCCGTGCGCGACCTGGACATCGTGCTCAAG AATAATGATTTTCTCAGGAATACGGTGCATCGCCACGAGCCGCCGGTCACTGCCCAGCCTATCCAGATCTTGGTGGAGAACGATGAGGTGGTGGTTGTGGACAAACCCTCCTCTTTGCCAGTACATCCCTGCGGCAGGTTTCGTCACAACACGGTCATCTTCATCCTAGGCAAAGAGCACGATCTGAAGGAGTTGCATACCATTCACCGACTCGATCGCATGACCTCAGGAGTACTTATGTTTGCCAAGACCGCAGAGGTATCCAAGAGGATCGATGAGCAGGTTCGGGAGAGACAG ctggaaaaggagTATGTCTGTCGTGTGGTGGGGGAGTTCCCAGAGCACGAAGTCGTCTGTGAAGAGCCCATACTGGTGGTTTCTTACAAAGTGGGAGTGTGCCGCGTGGACCCCAAAGGGAAATTCTGCAAAACCATCTTCCAGAGACTCAGCTACAACGGCCAGACCAGCGTAGTCAAGTGTCTTCCACGCACCGGCCGCACGCACCAGATCCGGGTCCACTTGCAGTATTTGGGGCATCCTATTGTCAACGACCCCATCTATAATATGGAAGCCTGGGGCCCTGACAGGGGGAAAGGAGGCAAGATCGGTAAAACGGATGAAGAACTCCTTAAGGCACTAGTAGAGGAGCATCGCTCCAAACAGAGCCTGGATATCTTGGGTATTTCGGAGGAGGACTTGAACTCcaatgctgaaaataaagactGTGGTAATTCAAGTGACTGCACAAAGTCTGCGCGGGCTGATTCTATAAATGAGAACTCCTGCCCTGCCGAGGACGGTAAGGATCCTGCTAAGGATCCTGAGAGAAATGATGTAACAGCTTGTCCGCTGAACTCTGATACTAACCTggaaacacttgaaaaaaataacgAACTTGGTTCGTGTGAGAATCAGGACGGGCAAACGGGAGAAGGGAGTTCAGAAGAGAAGGACCCGTTGTGCGTCGAGTGTAGAATGAGAAGGCGGGACCCGTCTCCCAAGGAGCTGGTGATGTACCTGCACGCCTTGCGCTACAAGGGAGCAGAGTTTGAGTATTGCTCCAGGATGCCCGAGTGGGCGATGGAAGACTGGGAGGAATGA